The Triticum aestivum cultivar Chinese Spring chromosome 6D, IWGSC CS RefSeq v2.1, whole genome shotgun sequence genomic sequence cttgAAAAAAAATGGTTGAGTCCGTGTGGCTGACGTGTCTTCCGCCTCTGCTTCAAGATATGTGTTTCACATCCAACGCTagatcttctttttttctttgcctCAAGTGCCCAAACGACAGTTTCGTGGGCACGGCGGCTCTTTTACATCTTCTCATCGACTCGCTAAAATCCAAATCCAAGCGTGGCCGCAAACCTCAAGCGGCAACTAGGGCATATCACCGCCTCCAGTGATGGACCAACGGATCGGGTCCGCCCGTTCTCCGGCGACGAGGCGGCCACGCAGCTTCGATCTCGATGCTCCTCCTCCGCCGGCTATAGCCAAACAACTACGTTCTTCCTTCATGATGGGTGAGCCACTCTGGGTCTGGGTGAGATTTGGGGGCGCATTTTCCGCCTTCACCCAATTTGGGTCCGAGTCCACAGATTCGTGCTCGTCAAGTTAGTTTATGTTCGGAGGCGTGGTTGGATGATGTTTAGGCAGTGTGGATACTGGTGATTTGGGTGATTTTGGCCCACCCGACTGGGATTCGTTGTTTCTCCCATCCCCTCTCAGGCGCCTCCGATTGAAAATGGCATGTAAAACAGGCCATATTTTTGGTATTATAGGCACTCAATCTGGTGGGTATTCCTAGTTGCCCACCTATACGCCTATACGGTATAACAGCCCCTTGGGATGGCTTCACGCTTGATATCTGAATTCTATACGAGTACCTTTTTCTTGGCTATCAGGGTTGTTTAACCTTTCTTTATTTCTGGTTTGTAGATGATCGTCTGATGCTGCTGCTGTTTGAGACGCCCTCTGGCTTCGCAATTTTCAATTTTGTTGCGGAGGTCATTGAAAAACCAAATGCCCTGGAGGTGCTATGTTCATCCttggttattgatgtgtgcttgcTTTCTCTTGCCGTCTATGTCAAGTACCTTATTTTCTGTGTTGTCCTTGTCTCCTCCAGGAAATATGGACTCGCTTCATTCTGATTGGGACGGCAAAGAGTGTTAGTGCCTTCTCCTTTCCTTCGGTTCCATTCTTCTGGTTGCTATTTCCTTATGTTGCTCCGTGCCAAATCAATTATAGTAGTACTAATATCTTGCACCAATCATTATTTCGTGTTTatctgtttattttattttttttcctccgAGGAGAACACACACACTGTTCATTGCCGTCTGGATAAGAGGCTAACACAAGTTTGTAAAGCATGTAGCCTGTTCGTGAATGAATGGACACCCAAAAACAACTTTTTGCTAAATGGCCAGCGTGGGTGTAACGAGATTTTTAGTGAATTAGTGCAAGCAGCTTAACGTAACGTGGGGGTATTAGTTAATATGCACCAAACTGAAATGTAACTGCTAGCTAGCATGATTCATACTTGATATGCTGGCACTACGTACTGAAGAGTAAGGCTGTAATCTGTGGTAAAAGAATATCGCATTATATTAGTAGAATACACCTGAACTACAGGAGCatttgatgaagaagaagaagggacttGAAGTCAGAGCCATGTCATGATAATTTATTAATTGTTTCTTCTTGCCCCTTAACTGGCTCATCCTTGTTTGTTTCCTTACCAGGTTGTTTGGCTGCGAAACTTTCGAACTTTTGAAGACAAGTCAAGCGCCATTAATCAAAACACCGGTGTTAATGAAAGTCTTACTGAGATGATCATGAAGTGCCACTTCCCCGGGCAGAGAATTGCTGTTGGAAAGCCGGAATATAAAAAAATCATTGAAGAAAGCCTGGTTAGTATAATCTCCTGGTTTGCCCATATTTTTAACAAATTTGATCACCGCTTTTTCTGTCTTTTTTCAGAAAATAACCTGCGTATATAGTCCAGCTGTGATGGAGTTAATGTGGGGCGTACATATTTGGATGCCAAGTTTGGTGCCTAGAGAAAAATTTGATCTGACTGAAGATGAACGCCTCCCGATGAGTTATGGACTGAAACAAGTGTTGAGTCGTTATGACTGTGATTATGTAAACCCTGAGATGGTGAGTTAATTAGTTGCCATGCCTTTTTGCTTTATAGCCCCCTGTCATTTAGTGTTACACTGCATGAGAGCTTGTCTGCTATGAATTTAGAATCCTTCATGTTTTTACGCAACTTCCATAGGAAAATTATCCTTTGCATCTTTGCTTTAGTGATGAAACAATCTTTTTTGTATCCAGCTCGATCAGCCAATTATTATAACGTCTTACGCCTTGTTTGAGTGTGATTCTCTTGAGGAAGAGAAGTCTGATGAATTGGACTTTTTAGCTGCTGTAATTAAGGTGGTGTCTGGCATCGACACTGAGGGTTGGGGCTCACTGAAAATTGCAACAGCTCTGAAGAAGATATGGTGTCCTGAAGAAGCTGACAATTCTTGCGAGGTAAATTATATGTACTATTTTGCGAATGTGTTGCCAGCTGCAGCTGTGCATTTCTTCGAAATTTGGCACTTTTTTTTATGTCCAAGTTATCTCTCTTTCAGATCATTTCAGAAGACGAGGTATCAAGGTTGGTGAATG encodes the following:
- the LOC123140693 gene encoding nucleolar protein 58, whose amino-acid sequence is MDQRIGSARSPATRRPRSFDLDAPPPPAIAKQLRSSFMMDDRLMLLLFETPSGFAIFNFVAEVIEKPNALEEIWTRFILIGTAKSVVWLRNFRTFEDKSSAINQNTGVNESLTEMIMKCHFPGQRIAVGKPEYKKIIEESLKITCVYSPAVMELMWGVHIWMPSLVPREKFDLTEDERLPMSYGLKQVLSRYDCDYVNPEMLDQPIIITSYALFECDSLEEEKSDELDFLAAVIKVVSGIDTEGWGSLKIATALKKIWCPEEADNSCEIISEDEVSRLVNDADKYEP